Proteins from a single region of Leuconostoc gasicomitatum LMG 18811:
- a CDS encoding pyridoxamine 5'-phosphate oxidase family protein, whose product MVILSQNMQDMINDQFPFLATTSPDGSPQIGPKGSLHVLDDSHLIYYEHTFRHAYENLLTNGLVAVAVVDRVAEKGFRFEGKAHIHENDDYASEILAKTKIYDRFPRAAVVIIDVERIYKLDNTLDAGMRLA is encoded by the coding sequence ATGGTGATTTTATCTCAAAATATGCAAGACATGATTAATGATCAATTTCCTTTTTTGGCGACAACAAGCCCAGATGGTTCACCACAAATTGGGCCAAAGGGTTCATTACATGTTTTAGATGATTCACATCTCATTTATTATGAACATACGTTTAGGCACGCCTATGAAAATTTACTAACAAATGGCTTAGTAGCTGTTGCAGTAGTCGATCGAGTGGCAGAAAAAGGGTTTAGATTTGAGGGTAAAGCGCATATTCACGAGAATGATGATTATGCCTCAGAAATTTTAGCAAAAACAAAAATCTATGACAGATTTCCACGCGCGGCTGTGGTGATTATAGACGTAGAACGAATTTATAAGTTAGATAACACGCTGGATGCAGGTATGCGATTGGCTTAA
- a CDS encoding malolactic enzyme, whose product MVVTMHAKGYEVLRNPFLNKGTGFTLTERKTLGLNGTLPSQVQTIDEQAEQAYQQFQSKTAPLEKRIFLMNLFNENITLFYHLMDQHVSEFMPIVYDPVVADSIEQYNDIYINPQNATFLSVDKPEDIKQSLINAADGRDIKLIVVTDAEGILGMGDWGVNGVDIAVGKLMVYTAAAGIDPASVLPISIDAGTNNQSLLENERYLGNKHARIAGDAYLEFIDQFVIAEQELFPESLLHWEDFGRANAQVILDKYKNKIATFNDDIQGTGMIVLAGVFGALNISKERLIDQTFVTFGAGTAGMGIVNQIFTELQEAGLSAKEAKKHFYLVDKQGLLFDDMSDLTVAQKAFTRTRNEFNHAEELTTLSAVVKEIKPTVLIGTSTQPGTFTEEIVKEMATHTARPIIFPLSNPTKLAEATAENLIKWTDGKALVATGIPAENVEYKGVTYKIGQGNNALIYPGLGFGLVASTAKLLTQKTISAAIHALGGLVDSDQEGAAVLPPVSNLTEFSQKIAEVTAQSVVNQGLNREKISDAKQVVRNAKWSANY is encoded by the coding sequence GTGGTAGTAACGATGCATGCAAAAGGATATGAAGTATTACGGAATCCCTTTTTGAACAAAGGGACTGGATTTACGTTAACAGAACGAAAGACATTGGGCCTAAATGGCACATTACCTAGTCAGGTGCAAACCATTGACGAACAAGCTGAGCAAGCATACCAACAATTCCAATCAAAAACAGCACCACTTGAAAAGCGTATTTTCTTGATGAACCTCTTTAATGAAAATATTACTTTGTTTTATCATTTAATGGATCAACACGTTTCCGAATTCATGCCAATTGTTTATGATCCTGTTGTTGCGGATTCAATTGAGCAGTACAATGACATTTATATAAATCCACAAAATGCCACATTTTTATCAGTGGACAAACCAGAAGATATCAAGCAATCACTTATTAATGCAGCAGACGGCCGCGATATTAAGTTAATTGTGGTAACAGATGCTGAGGGTATTTTGGGTATGGGTGATTGGGGTGTCAACGGTGTCGATATTGCTGTTGGTAAATTAATGGTTTATACTGCAGCGGCCGGCATTGATCCAGCCAGTGTTTTGCCAATTAGCATCGATGCTGGTACAAACAATCAATCACTGCTAGAAAACGAACGCTATCTCGGAAATAAGCATGCACGAATTGCAGGTGATGCCTATCTTGAATTTATTGATCAGTTTGTGATCGCAGAACAAGAACTATTCCCAGAGTCATTACTGCATTGGGAAGATTTTGGTCGTGCAAATGCACAGGTTATCTTAGACAAGTATAAAAATAAAATTGCAACTTTTAATGATGATATTCAAGGAACAGGCATGATTGTCTTGGCAGGTGTTTTTGGCGCATTAAATATTTCAAAAGAACGGCTCATTGACCAAACATTTGTAACATTTGGAGCTGGAACAGCTGGCATGGGCATTGTTAATCAAATTTTTACTGAACTACAAGAAGCAGGGTTATCTGCTAAAGAGGCTAAAAAACATTTTTATCTTGTTGACAAACAAGGCTTGTTATTCGATGATATGTCAGATTTAACAGTGGCGCAAAAAGCATTTACTCGAACGCGAAACGAATTTAATCATGCTGAAGAACTAACAACATTATCTGCAGTGGTTAAAGAAATAAAGCCAACAGTTTTAATTGGTACATCCACACAACCTGGTACATTCACAGAAGAAATTGTAAAAGAAATGGCAACACATACAGCACGTCCAATTATCTTTCCTTTGTCAAATCCTACGAAACTTGCTGAAGCAACGGCAGAAAATTTAATTAAATGGACTGATGGCAAAGCATTAGTGGCAACGGGTATTCCTGCAGAAAATGTTGAATACAAAGGTGTCACTTATAAAATTGGTCAAGGTAACAACGCATTGATTTATCCTGGACTAGGTTTTGGTTTAGTAGCCTCAACTGCGAAATTGCTAACACAAAAAACAATTTCAGCAGCTATTCATGCATTAGGTGGTTTAGTCGATTCCGATCAAGAAGGTGCAGCAGTATTGCCACCAGTTTCAAATTTGACTGAGTTTTCGCAAAAAATTGCGGAAGTAACTGCACAAAGTGTCGTAAATCAAGGTTTAAATCGTGAAAAAATCAGTGATGCTAAACAAGTTGTGCGAAATGCTAAATGGTCTGCTAATTATTGA
- the kdsA gene encoding 3-deoxy-8-phosphooctulonate synthase, translating to MAKITDVFQGYGFSNDRLTLLAGPCAIESYDTCAEVVETLKNLTDKLDINYVFKASFDKANRSAIESERGAGMTAGLEVLQKIKDNYQVPIVTDVHESYQCEPVAKVADVLQIPAYLSRQTDLLVAAAKTGLVVNIKKAQFMAPEDIKSAVNKVAQTNEHILVTERGTMFGYHQLVVDMTSLIQMRDTGYPIIFDATHAVQIPSGYGNHSGGNRDYAFPLMRAALAIGIDGIFAEVHPNPPEAISDQDSQLYLSKIQPILENANKLFHEHLDMKAVYDNDELL from the coding sequence ATGGCTAAAATAACTGATGTATTTCAAGGATATGGTTTTAGTAACGATCGACTAACACTGTTAGCCGGACCCTGTGCAATTGAATCATACGACACATGTGCTGAAGTAGTTGAGACACTGAAAAACTTAACAGACAAGCTAGATATTAATTACGTTTTTAAGGCTTCGTTTGATAAAGCTAATCGTAGCGCAATTGAATCTGAACGTGGCGCTGGTATGACGGCTGGTTTAGAAGTCTTGCAAAAAATTAAAGACAACTATCAAGTACCAATAGTAACTGACGTACATGAATCCTACCAATGTGAACCTGTGGCCAAGGTGGCTGATGTTCTACAAATTCCTGCCTATTTGAGTAGACAAACCGATTTATTAGTAGCAGCAGCTAAGACTGGGCTCGTAGTTAATATCAAAAAAGCACAATTTATGGCACCGGAAGACATTAAAAGTGCAGTTAACAAAGTTGCTCAGACGAATGAACATATTCTGGTTACCGAGCGTGGCACAATGTTTGGTTATCACCAATTAGTTGTTGACATGACAAGCTTAATTCAAATGCGTGACACAGGTTATCCTATTATTTTTGATGCAACACACGCTGTCCAAATTCCAAGTGGTTATGGAAATCATTCTGGCGGTAATCGTGATTACGCTTTCCCTCTGATGCGTGCCGCTTTAGCTATAGGTATTGATGGTATTTTTGCAGAGGTACACCCTAACCCACCTGAAGCCATTTCTGATCAGGATAGTCAACTTTACTTATCTAAAATTCAACCTATTTTAGAAAATGCCAACAAACTCTTTCACGAACATCTCGACATGAAGGCGGTGTATGACAATGACGAATTACTTTGA
- a CDS encoding KpsF/GutQ family sugar-phosphate isomerase, producing the protein MTNYFDDAKITFDTEIAALQTVRETLDENFDEVVEAILNTKGRSIFIAIGKSGIIAEKIAASLSSVGVPSFFIDAGTAYHGDLGRVSADDLVIFISNSGETQEVVQTLFALKNIHQNELKTIALTGSEDATLAKNTDIFLKVDVAEEADPTKLAPTSSTTATLVMGDALLIAVEKAKAFKRADFALYHPGGSIGKMLLRDVAHSMHTKIPYVQTTTPINDVIYRISDFGVGMTLVKTPEEKVIGIITDGDIRKKFLYINQVKNSTAADYMTEGFISINQNARNSAAWKKMASNNISNLVVKDDDDSVVGIITIHDVLE; encoded by the coding sequence ATGACGAATTACTTTGATGACGCTAAAATAACTTTTGACACAGAAATTGCTGCTTTACAAACAGTCCGCGAGACATTAGATGAAAATTTTGATGAGGTGGTTGAAGCAATTTTAAATACAAAAGGCCGTTCCATATTTATCGCCATTGGTAAATCTGGTATTATTGCTGAAAAAATAGCTGCCTCGTTGTCATCCGTTGGTGTCCCAAGCTTTTTCATTGATGCTGGTACCGCATACCACGGAGACCTAGGTCGTGTCTCAGCAGATGATTTAGTTATTTTTATTTCAAATAGTGGTGAAACACAAGAAGTTGTACAAACACTTTTTGCACTGAAAAATATTCATCAAAACGAGTTAAAAACGATTGCTCTCACAGGTTCTGAAGATGCAACGTTAGCTAAAAATACTGACATTTTTTTGAAAGTAGATGTCGCAGAAGAAGCTGACCCAACTAAACTAGCACCCACAAGTTCTACCACTGCTACACTTGTTATGGGTGATGCACTGCTAATTGCCGTCGAAAAAGCAAAGGCATTCAAACGAGCAGATTTTGCACTATACCATCCCGGTGGCTCAATTGGTAAAATGTTACTGCGGGATGTTGCACATTCTATGCACACTAAGATTCCTTATGTTCAAACAACAACACCAATTAACGATGTTATTTACCGTATTAGTGATTTTGGCGTTGGCATGACTTTAGTTAAAACACCCGAAGAAAAAGTTATTGGCATTATAACAGATGGTGATATTCGTAAAAAGTTTTTATACATTAATCAAGTCAAAAATTCAACTGCTGCTGATTATATGACTGAAGGATTTATTAGCATCAATCAAAATGCACGTAATAGCGCAGCTTGGAAAAAAATGGCATCGAATAATATATCCAATTTGGTAGTCAAAGATGACGATGATAGCGTCGTTGGCATTATCACCATTCATGATGTGCTGGAATAG
- the gndA gene encoding NADP-dependent phosphogluconate dehydrogenase codes for MMEADFGVVGLAVMGRNLALNIESRGYNVAVYNRSRERTDDLISKHADKKFVPSYSIASFVQAIKTPRRILLMVKAGTGTDAVIDELLPQLTKGDMLIDGGNTYFEDTIRRSEKLAQSGINFIGMGVSGGELGALQGPSLMPGGQREAYDLVAPVLRKIAARAPEDDQPTVTYIGPNGAGHYVKMVHNGIEYGDMQLISESYDILKRLLKLDHNNLSSTFAHWNDGELNSYLIEITADILTRKDDLGSDKPIVDMILDRAGNKGTGKWSSQSALAVGAPQSLITESVYARYISAMKSDRVAASKVLSGPEFTFTGDVDATKEDIRQALYFGKIMSYAQGFDQLRMASNHYNWDLPFGELAQLWRAGAIIRAQFLQRITDAYQTNPNLHNLLLDNYFKNIAESYQAATRRVVAMAVSAGVPTPALSAAIAYYDSYRSEVLPANLVQAQRDYFGAHTYERTDKPSGEMYHFSWYDEA; via the coding sequence ATGATGGAAGCAGATTTTGGTGTCGTTGGTTTAGCAGTAATGGGGCGTAATTTAGCGCTAAATATAGAATCACGTGGTTATAATGTTGCAGTATATAATCGATCACGTGAACGCACTGACGATTTGATCTCAAAACATGCAGATAAAAAATTTGTCCCTAGTTATTCAATTGCGTCATTTGTGCAAGCGATTAAGACCCCAAGACGTATTTTATTAATGGTTAAAGCTGGCACAGGAACAGATGCTGTGATTGATGAGTTATTGCCACAATTAACAAAAGGAGATATGTTAATTGATGGTGGTAATACTTATTTTGAAGATACAATACGCCGTTCTGAAAAATTAGCACAATCTGGTATTAATTTTATTGGAATGGGTGTTTCAGGAGGCGAACTTGGTGCGTTACAAGGTCCCTCGTTGATGCCTGGTGGTCAACGTGAGGCATACGATTTAGTTGCGCCTGTTTTACGTAAAATAGCTGCTAGAGCCCCTGAAGACGACCAACCAACAGTTACTTATATTGGCCCAAATGGCGCAGGTCACTATGTTAAAATGGTACATAACGGTATTGAATATGGCGATATGCAACTTATTTCAGAATCGTATGATATTTTAAAACGTCTGTTAAAATTGGATCATAATAATTTATCATCAACTTTTGCACACTGGAATGATGGCGAATTAAATTCATATTTAATCGAGATTACAGCTGATATTTTGACAAGAAAAGATGATTTAGGTTCGGATAAACCCATTGTCGATATGATTTTAGATCGAGCGGGAAATAAAGGTACTGGTAAATGGTCTTCACAATCAGCGTTGGCTGTTGGTGCGCCACAATCATTAATTACAGAATCTGTTTATGCACGTTATATTTCTGCTATGAAGTCTGATCGTGTTGCTGCTTCTAAGGTACTGTCAGGTCCAGAATTCACATTCACAGGCGATGTTGATGCCACAAAGGAAGATATTCGTCAGGCATTATACTTTGGTAAAATCATGTCTTATGCACAAGGATTTGATCAATTGCGCATGGCCTCTAATCATTATAATTGGGATTTACCTTTTGGCGAATTAGCACAATTATGGCGTGCAGGAGCGATTATTAGAGCACAATTCTTACAACGAATCACCGATGCATATCAAACTAATCCCAACTTGCACAATTTACTTTTGGATAATTATTTCAAAAATATTGCCGAATCATATCAAGCTGCCACACGTCGTGTAGTGGCAATGGCGGTTAGTGCTGGTGTACCTACGCCAGCGCTTTCAGCTGCTATTGCATACTATGATTCTTATCGATCAGAAGTTTTGCCAGCAAACTTGGTACAAGCGCAGCGTGATTACTTTGGCGCACATACTTATGAAAGAACTGACAAACCATCAGGTGAGATGTATCATTTTTCATGGTATGACGAAGCTTAA
- a CDS encoding GlsB/YeaQ/YmgE family stress response membrane protein: MIWSLIVGAIIGAIAGAVTNKGESMGWISNIIAGLVGSAIGQGLLGHWGPSLAGMAIIPSIIGAVILVLIISMIFGSQVKR, from the coding sequence ATGATTTGGTCATTAATAGTTGGTGCGATCATTGGTGCTATTGCAGGTGCCGTCACAAATAAGGGTGAATCAATGGGATGGATTAGTAATATTATAGCAGGACTAGTCGGTTCTGCTATTGGTCAAGGACTACTTGGCCATTGGGGACCTAGTCTAGCTGGAATGGCTATTATACCATCGATTATTGGGGCAGTGATTCTTGTGCTTATTATCTCAATGATATTTGGTTCTCAAGTCAAACGTTAA
- a CDS encoding 2-hydroxycarboxylate transporter family protein: MRRFREIKISGVSLPLYIIMIIILMVTIAYHKLPLNMLGLTLMLVLLGHLFYYIGNKLPIFKSYLGGGSVFTIFAAAALATSGVIPSNVVSATKIFLNDTGLLDFYIAALIVGAILGMNRNLLLKAAVRFIPVSFAAMVIGFFAVGLMGMLLGEGFGHSVMFVSMPLMAGGIGAGAVPLSHIYAQGLQTSSGIMFSQLIPAVTLGNVMAVIGAALIAKLGANTKYDGHGVLLPISDDEKTKPLVALDANKIGVGMMVSFSFFLVGTILNNYVPKVHTYAFIIILVILFKACNWVPQELEKSVVMFNTVIMNNLTHAVLAGIGLALIDLHVLAQSLTWKFVVLTLTSVVAMGLASAFIGKLFGLYPVESAIAAGMSDNSMGGTGNVAVLSASNRMGMIAFAQMGNRMGGAIVLVLGGILIHYFH; the protein is encoded by the coding sequence ATGAGAAGGTTTAGGGAAATCAAAATTAGTGGTGTGAGTTTACCACTTTATATCATCATGATAATTATTTTAATGGTGACCATAGCATACCATAAACTCCCACTTAATATGTTGGGCTTGACTTTAATGCTTGTGTTATTAGGACATTTGTTTTACTATATTGGAAACAAATTGCCGATTTTTAAATCTTATCTAGGTGGCGGTTCAGTATTTACCATCTTTGCTGCGGCAGCTTTAGCCACGTCAGGTGTCATCCCTTCAAATGTTGTTTCTGCGACAAAAATATTTTTGAACGACACTGGATTACTAGATTTTTATATTGCCGCTTTAATCGTCGGGGCAATTTTAGGTATGAATCGTAATCTGCTGTTGAAAGCCGCAGTTCGATTTATTCCGGTTTCTTTTGCAGCTATGGTTATTGGATTTTTCGCAGTTGGTTTGATGGGCATGCTACTAGGAGAAGGATTTGGACATTCAGTTATGTTTGTTTCGATGCCATTAATGGCAGGCGGCATTGGCGCTGGTGCTGTCCCATTATCACATATATATGCGCAGGGACTACAAACAAGTTCAGGTATAATGTTTTCACAGCTAATTCCAGCCGTAACATTAGGGAATGTTATGGCTGTTATAGGGGCTGCTTTGATAGCAAAACTTGGCGCGAATACAAAATATGATGGACATGGTGTATTATTACCAATAAGTGACGATGAAAAAACCAAGCCACTAGTAGCACTAGATGCTAATAAAATTGGTGTGGGTATGATGGTATCATTTTCATTTTTCTTAGTTGGTACTATCCTAAACAATTATGTGCCAAAAGTGCACACATATGCTTTTATTATTATCTTAGTTATTTTATTTAAAGCATGCAATTGGGTGCCTCAAGAATTAGAAAAATCCGTTGTGATGTTTAATACAGTCATTATGAATAATTTAACGCACGCTGTGCTAGCAGGCATAGGTTTAGCGTTGATTGATTTGCATGTCTTAGCACAATCACTGACCTGGAAGTTTGTTGTTTTGACTTTAACAAGTGTCGTTGCTATGGGACTTGCTAGTGCATTTATCGGTAAATTATTTGGTTTATATCCTGTTGAATCAGCTATCGCTGCTGGTATGAGTGATAATAGTATGGGTGGTACTGGTAACGTTGCCGTATTATCTGCCTCAAACCGCATGGGAATGATTGCATTCGCACAAATGGGTAATCGTATGGGTGGCGCAATCGTGCTTGTTCTCGGTGGCATTTTAATTCATTACTTTCATTGA
- a CDS encoding LysR family transcriptional regulator — protein MQINDLKYYNELYNKKNFTKVAKHFNISQPSISSAIKRLENFFQVKLVIRGNTQSELVFTQSGEQLHQHTVSILNELNSAKHELDHLKSRTTTIGLPPILKNAYFTKIAIAAREFDRQFNINNMAIYEAGSNYLKQALMAGEIDIALLGALNMPQDDELLIIPFIRANFCVYISKNNPLSKKSHLYFSDLQKQAFVALDSSFVHNQAIKKMSQQAGFRPKYFMKTNDIHFLMNLISENLGVAILTDIVKTTASDIVVLPLLDEPQPFFTGSIAFRKNHLLTNEEKMLVDTLSK, from the coding sequence ATGCAAATAAATGATTTAAAATACTATAATGAGTTATATAATAAAAAGAATTTCACTAAAGTTGCAAAACATTTTAATATTAGCCAACCATCTATTAGCAGTGCTATTAAACGTTTGGAAAATTTTTTTCAAGTGAAATTGGTTATTAGAGGCAACACACAATCTGAATTAGTATTTACACAATCAGGTGAACAATTACACCAACATACGGTGTCGATTTTGAACGAATTAAATAGCGCAAAACATGAGTTAGATCATTTGAAATCACGAACAACAACGATTGGACTGCCACCTATTCTTAAAAACGCTTATTTTACTAAAATTGCTATAGCTGCTAGAGAATTTGACCGTCAGTTTAATATTAATAATATGGCCATTTATGAAGCCGGTTCTAACTATTTAAAGCAAGCCTTGATGGCTGGAGAGATTGATATCGCTTTACTGGGTGCTTTAAATATGCCACAAGATGATGAATTACTTATTATTCCCTTTATCCGCGCAAATTTCTGTGTGTATATTTCAAAAAATAATCCATTGTCCAAAAAATCACACCTTTATTTTTCAGACTTGCAGAAGCAAGCATTTGTAGCATTAGACTCCAGTTTTGTTCACAATCAAGCCATTAAAAAAATGAGTCAACAAGCTGGTTTTCGACCAAAATATTTTATGAAGACAAACGATATTCATTTTTTAATGAATCTGATTTCAGAAAATTTAGGGGTTGCAATTTTAACGGACATCGTCAAAACAACAGCTTCAGACATAGTTGTATTACCTTTATTAGATGAGCCACAACCTTTTTTCACTGGCAGTATCGCATTTAGAAAAAATCATTTATTAACCAATGAAGAAAAAATGCTAGTAGATACTTTGTCAAAATAA
- a CDS encoding aldo/keto reductase, protein MNNNTVPVYNLNDGHILPQIALGTYQIRGMQGVDQILAAIQTGYRLIDTSTNYDSEGAVGEAIRRSGIPRSSFYVTSKLPGQYHHREDALKMIEETLLRLRLDYLDLYLIHWPLPKRDNYVEAWTALIEAQKRGLIRSIGVSNFEAAHLDRIIEATGVTPAVNQNEIHPYWIQNSLLQANKDRGIVTEAWSPLGRGIGELKEPIILELAEKYHKNAGQIILRWHLQRGVLPVPKAGSLQHQRDNLALWNFELTADEVIAISSLTKVDGRVDNQDPNTYEEFN, encoded by the coding sequence GTGAATAATAATACTGTACCAGTTTATAATTTAAACGATGGACACATATTGCCTCAGATAGCTTTGGGAACATATCAAATACGTGGTATGCAAGGTGTTGATCAAATTTTAGCAGCTATTCAAACTGGGTACCGTTTGATAGATACGTCTACCAATTATGATAGTGAGGGTGCCGTTGGTGAAGCAATCAGGCGATCGGGCATTCCGAGATCATCATTTTATGTCACGTCAAAGCTCCCAGGACAATATCATCATCGGGAAGATGCTCTAAAAATGATTGAGGAAACACTTTTGCGTTTACGCTTAGATTATTTGGACTTGTATTTAATTCATTGGCCATTGCCTAAGCGTGATAATTATGTTGAAGCTTGGACTGCTCTTATTGAAGCTCAAAAACGTGGGTTGATACGATCTATTGGCGTCTCGAATTTTGAAGCGGCACACTTGGATCGCATAATTGAAGCAACAGGTGTCACACCAGCGGTCAATCAAAACGAAATTCACCCTTATTGGATACAGAATAGTTTGTTGCAAGCTAACAAAGACCGCGGAATAGTTACTGAAGCTTGGAGTCCATTAGGTCGTGGAATTGGAGAATTAAAAGAACCAATTATTTTAGAATTAGCAGAAAAATATCACAAAAATGCAGGACAGATTATTCTGCGTTGGCATCTTCAACGTGGTGTGCTACCTGTCCCTAAAGCTGGTAGCCTACAACACCAACGCGATAATCTTGCACTTTGGAATTTTGAGTTAACAGCAGATGAAGTAATTGCTATTAGCTCATTGACCAAAGTAGATGGACGTGTGGATAATCAGGATCCAAATACTTATGAAGAATTTAATTAA
- a CDS encoding SAM-dependent methyltransferase, whose translation MLDKTIYKQIFKASFNAPIDVEFWDGEQVSYGTGEPIAKIILHEVIPIKDIMSHASLTFGEAYMDGKIEIQGNLQKLVNTVYSSKESFLNNSKFSKLIPKHAHTEKISKADVQSHYDIGNDFYEMWLDPTMTYSCAYFASEDDSLEDAQWNKVRHILNKLHTKPGETVLDIGCGWGTLMFIAAKEYNLEATGVTLSQEQYDFVSHKIEAEGLQDRVHVYLKDYRELEQTYDHVTSVGMFEHVGKENLEEYFMQVKNRLVDNGTALIHGITGQHDGAGVDAWINKYIFPGGYIPNIAENIGHIMTSSMQIDDVEPLRRHYQKTLEIWTENFHHVSEEVISKYGERFYRMWDLYLQACAASFESGNIDVVQYLLTKGPSGTKLPMTRSYIYNADIAHNVK comes from the coding sequence ATGTTAGACAAAACAATTTACAAGCAGATTTTTAAGGCTAGTTTTAACGCCCCAATCGACGTTGAATTCTGGGATGGTGAACAGGTGAGTTATGGTACGGGAGAACCTATTGCTAAAATCATCTTACATGAAGTTATACCAATTAAAGATATCATGTCACATGCTTCATTGACTTTTGGTGAAGCCTATATGGATGGTAAAATTGAGATTCAAGGCAATTTACAAAAATTAGTTAATACAGTTTATAGTTCAAAGGAAAGTTTTTTGAACAACTCGAAGTTTTCTAAATTGATTCCAAAACATGCACACACAGAAAAAATTAGTAAGGCAGACGTTCAAAGTCATTATGATATCGGTAATGACTTCTACGAGATGTGGCTTGACCCAACAATGACCTATTCTTGTGCCTATTTTGCTAGCGAGGATGATTCATTAGAAGATGCACAATGGAATAAAGTGCGTCATATTTTAAATAAATTACATACTAAACCTGGTGAAACGGTGTTAGACATTGGTTGTGGTTGGGGAACATTAATGTTTATTGCGGCCAAAGAATATAATTTAGAGGCTACAGGTGTTACCTTAAGCCAAGAACAGTATGACTTTGTATCTCACAAAATTGAAGCAGAGGGTCTACAAGATCGTGTTCATGTTTATCTTAAAGATTATCGTGAACTTGAACAGACTTATGACCATGTTACTTCTGTTGGCATGTTTGAACATGTTGGTAAAGAAAACTTGGAAGAATATTTTATGCAAGTTAAAAACCGTTTGGTTGATAACGGTACTGCCTTAATTCATGGTATTACAGGGCAACATGATGGGGCTGGTGTGGATGCATGGATTAATAAGTATATTTTCCCAGGTGGTTACATTCCTAATATTGCTGAAAATATCGGTCACATTATGACTTCATCAATGCAAATAGATGACGTTGAACCACTACGCCGTCATTATCAAAAAACGTTAGAGATTTGGACTGAAAACTTTCATCATGTCAGTGAAGAAGTAATCTCAAAGTACGGGGAACGTTTCTATCGCATGTGGGATCTTTATTTACAAGCATGTGCTGCCTCATTTGAATCAGGCAACATTGATGTTGTTCAATATTTGCTTACCAAGGGCCCTTCGGGAACAAAATTGCCAATGACGCGTTCTTACATTTATAACGCTGATATTGCACACAATGTAAAATAA